A stretch of the Malus domestica chromosome 08, GDT2T_hap1 genome encodes the following:
- the LOC103441807 gene encoding regulator of nonsense transcripts UPF3 isoform X2, whose translation MKEPLVRTKVLIRHLPPSLSQSDLFSQIDHLLADRYNWLCFRPGKNSQKNQRYSRAYVDFKRPEDVFEFAEFFDGHIFVNEKGAQFKAIVEYAPSQRVPKPSIKRDGREGTIYKDPDYLEFLKHIAKPVEHLPSAEIQLERKEAEQAGGAKEAPIVTPLMEYVRQKRAIGSGTQVRRRVGAGSVSKRGSPSTKRVSEKKKYIMKDGTKQTSRKEKSTFNVVPRRED comes from the exons atgaaggagCCATTGGTGAGGACGAAGGTGTTAATTCGGCACTTGCCTCCGTCTCTGTCTCAGTCCGATCTCTTCAGCCAAATCGACCACCTGCTCGCCGACCGCTACAACTGGCTGTGCTTCCGTCCAGGAAAAAATAG TCAGAAGAACCAGAGGTATTCTCGGGCCTACGTAGACTTCAAGCGACCCGAAGATGTTTTCGAGTTTGCTGAATTCTTTGATGGACACATATTTGTCAATGAGAAGG GGGCTCAGTTCAAGGCTATAGTTGAATATGCACCCTCACAGCGTGTCCCAAAACCTAGTATAAAAAGGGATGGCCGTGAAGGGACTATATATAAAG ATCCTGATTATTTGGAGTTCCTCAAACATATTGCAAAGCCTGTTGAGCATCTTCCTAGTGCAGAAATACAGCTGGAGAGAAAGGAAGCAGAACAAGCTG GTGGTGCAAAAGAAGCTCCTATTGTTACACCCCTCATGGAGTATGTTCGGCAGAAACGAGCTATTGGAAGTGGGACTCAG GTTAGAAGAAGAGTCGGGGCTGGCTCTGTTAGCAAACGTGGCTCACCTTCTACAAAACGAGTctctgaaaagaaaaag TACATAATGAAGGACGGTACTAAACAGACAAGTCGAAAGGAGAAGTCCACTTTCAATGTGGTGCCCAGGCGAGAGGATTAG
- the LOC103441807 gene encoding regulator of nonsense transcripts UPF3 isoform X1 — MKEPLVRTKVLIRHLPPSLSQSDLFSQIDHLLADRYNWLCFRPGKNSQKNQRYSRAYVDFKRPEDVFEFAEFFDGHIFVNEKGAQFKAIVEYAPSQRVPKPSIKRDGREGTIYKDPDYLEFLKHIAKPVEHLPSAEIQLERKEAEQAGGAKEAPIVTPLMEYVRQKRAIGSGTQVSPVVRKVRRRVGAGSVSKRGSPSTKRVSEKKKYIMKDGTKQTSRKEKSTFNVVPRRED, encoded by the exons atgaaggagCCATTGGTGAGGACGAAGGTGTTAATTCGGCACTTGCCTCCGTCTCTGTCTCAGTCCGATCTCTTCAGCCAAATCGACCACCTGCTCGCCGACCGCTACAACTGGCTGTGCTTCCGTCCAGGAAAAAATAG TCAGAAGAACCAGAGGTATTCTCGGGCCTACGTAGACTTCAAGCGACCCGAAGATGTTTTCGAGTTTGCTGAATTCTTTGATGGACACATATTTGTCAATGAGAAGG GGGCTCAGTTCAAGGCTATAGTTGAATATGCACCCTCACAGCGTGTCCCAAAACCTAGTATAAAAAGGGATGGCCGTGAAGGGACTATATATAAAG ATCCTGATTATTTGGAGTTCCTCAAACATATTGCAAAGCCTGTTGAGCATCTTCCTAGTGCAGAAATACAGCTGGAGAGAAAGGAAGCAGAACAAGCTG GTGGTGCAAAAGAAGCTCCTATTGTTACACCCCTCATGGAGTATGTTCGGCAGAAACGAGCTATTGGAAGTGGGACTCAG GTTTCACCTGTTGTCCGGAAGGTTAGAAGAAGAGTCGGGGCTGGCTCTGTTAGCAAACGTGGCTCACCTTCTACAAAACGAGTctctgaaaagaaaaag TACATAATGAAGGACGGTACTAAACAGACAAGTCGAAAGGAGAAGTCCACTTTCAATGTGGTGCCCAGGCGAGAGGATTAG
- the LOC139198149 gene encoding regulator of nonsense transcripts UPF3-like, protein MYHVIEVSNMKSSVSGIPVISDSGKKKILLLKGKEREIPPAEGMSQLRSSPVSHALKQNQRREVNGRLVRSILSNNEGRQSQTSTETQPQQKVQSLNADVKRVSRPSNARLGLNGHGSTNELNSMSSEGDKKRGTVDRFSKKDTHGTTSVSERQEKNTRNKDRPDRGVWAPLRRADSSHASDEHLPSSGLQRPHLLSDSIEGPYGDGKDDSSYGSKTGEVINPTSGRNSSHVENGSHGHFGRRGTAHSMKDDGSQNVGEGKPSKRGATVHGASEKQVWVQKSSSGS, encoded by the exons ATGTATCATGTAATTGAAGTTTCCAATATGAAAA GTTCTGTTTCAGGAATCCCTGTGATTTCCGACTCTGGAAAGAAGAAAATCCTACTTCTTAAAGGAAAAGAACGTGAAATACCTCCT gcTGAGGGTATGTCACAACTTAGAAGTTCTCCTGTTTCACATGCTCTGAAGCAGAACCAAAGGCGTGAGGTTAATGGAAGATTGGTCAGAAGCATACTTTCAAACAATGAGGGACGCCAAAGTCAAACTTCAACCGAAACTCAGCCTCAGCAAAAAGTTCAGAGTCTGAACGCAGATGTTAAGCGAGTATCTCGGCCTTCCAATGCAAGGTTAGGGTTGAATGGTCATGGCTCTACTAATGAACTAAATTCAATGAGCTCTGAAGGGGATAAAAAGAGGGGAACAGTTGATAGATTTTCGAAGAAGGACACGCATGGTACAACTAGTGTTAGTGAGAGGCAAGAAAAAAATACACGAAACAAGGATAGACCTGATCGTGGTGTTTGGGCTCCTCTTCGTCGTGCTGATAGTTCACATGCTAGTGATGAGCATTTACCATCCTCCGGGTTACAACGCCCTCATTTGCTCTCTGATTCTATTGAAG GTCCTTATGGAGATGGGAAGGATGACTCTTCTTATGGAAGCAAGACTGGGGAAGTTATAAATCCTACAAGTGGACGTAATAGTTCTCATGTAGAGAATG GTTCACATGGACATTTTGGTCGCCGTGGAACTGCCCATAGTATGAAAGATGATGGTTCTCAAAATGTAGGTGAGGGGAAGCCATCTAAAAGAGGTGCTACTGTTCACGGTGCCTCTGAG AAACAAGTGTGGGTTCAGAAATCATCGTCGGGTTCTTAG
- the LOC103441808 gene encoding putative methylesterase 14, chloroplastic, whose translation MGNRFICMSKKDTKEVGSRSKRMNRSQRKLVAEEDLLHRQALSMVLQQHQSSQRFDGSMSRRIGGSTSSRRLASDPLTNGKQGPEFLEKLTSKKFILVHGGGFGAWCWYKTIALLEEAGLLAITFDLKGSGIDLTDTNSVATLEEYSKPLIDYLQNLPEDEKVILVGHSSGGACVSYALEHFSQKISKAVFICATMVSDGQRPFDVFAEELGSAEQFMQGSKFLIHGNGNEKPPTGFMFEKEQMKGLYFNQSNTKDVALAMVSMRPIPLGPIMEKLSLTPENYGTSRRFFIQTLDDRALSPDVQEKLVRENPPEGVYKIKGSDHCPFFSKPQSLHKMLVEIAQIP comes from the exons ATGGGTAATCGATTTATTTGCATGTCAAAGAAGGACACCAAAGAAGTAGGATCGAGAAGCAAGAGAATGAATCGCTCGCAGAGGAAACTGGTCGCGGAGGAAGACTTGCTGCACAGGCAAGCTCTGTCTATGGTTCTTCAACAACATCAATCGTCGCAGAGGTTCGACGGATCCATGTCCAGGAGGATTGGGGGGTCCACAAGCTCCAGGAGACTCGCCTCTGATCCATTGACTAATGGGAAGCAG GGACCTGAATTTTTGGAGAAGCTTACGTCAAAAAAGTTCATTCTTGTACATGGAGGAGGATTTGGGGCATGGTGTTGGTACAAAACAATTGCTCTACTAGAGGAAGCGGGATTGCTTGCAATCACTTTTGATCTCAAGGGTTCTGGTATTGATCTCACAGATACGAACTCTGTAGCTACGCTGGAAGAGTATTCGAAGCCTTTGATTGACTATCTACAAAATCTTCCAGAGGATGAAAAG GTCATCTTGGTTGGTCACAGTAGTGGGGGTGCCTGCGTATCTTATGCACTGGAGCACTTTTCACAGAAAATTTCAAAAGCAGTTTTCATCTGTGCTACTATGGTGTCTGATGGCCAGAGACCCTTTGATGTGTTTGCTGAAGAG CTTGGTTCTGCAGAACAATTTATGCAAGGATCAAAGTTTTTGATTCATGGGAATGGGAACGAAAAGCCTCCTACAGGATTCATGTTTGAGAAAGAGCAGATGAAAGGGTTATACTTCAACCAATCTAATACGAAG GATGTTGCTCTGGCCATGGTTTCCATGAGACCTATCCCACTAGGTCCGATCATGGAAAAACTGTCATTGACGCCTGAAAATTATGGAACTAGCCGGCGGTTCTTCATTCAAACACTAGACGATCGGGCACTTTCACCAGATGTCCAAGAAAAGCTAGTAAGGGAAAACCCACCGGAGGGAGTGTACAAGATAAAAGGGAGCGACCACTGCCCGTTCTTCTCAAAGCCACAATCATTGCACAAAATGCTGGTGGAAATTGCTCAAATTCCGTAG
- the LOC103441810 gene encoding vacuolar protein sorting-associated protein 60.1-like, with translation MKRVFGVKKDKEPPPSVGDASDRINKRGETVDEKIKKLDMELNRYKEQIKKTRPGPAQEAVKSRAMRVLKQKRMYEGQRDMLYNQTFNLDQVSFASEGIKDAQQTMTALKSANKELKGMMKTVKIQDIDNLQDEMMDLMDVSNEIQETLGRSYSVPDDIDEEDLMGELDALEADMGTETEADGVPSYLQPDAEPDLDAELRLPSAPTGQATAPAGRSNAQAEDELGLPAVPRATLRG, from the exons ATGAAGAGGGTCTTTGGTGTCAAGAAAGACAAAGAGCCCCCTCCTTCTGTTGGCGATGCCTCCGATAGG ATCAATAAAAGAGGCGAAACAGTCGATGAAAAGATCAAAAAGCTTGATATGGAACTGAATAGATACAAAGAGCAAATCAAGAAGACAAGGCCCGGTCCTGCACAAGAAGCTGTTAAGTCTCGAGCCATGAGGGTTCTCAAGCAGAAAAGAAT GTATGAAGGACAACGGGACATGCTGTATAATCAGACATTTAACCTTGATCAAGTTTCCTTTGCTTCAGAGGGTATAAAAGATGCTCAGCAAACG ATGACAGCTCTGAAGTCTGCAAACAAGGAGCTCAAGGGAATGATGAAAACCGTGAAGATTCAAGATATTGAT aatttgcaagatgaaatgatggacCTGATGGATGTGAGCAATGAAATTCAAGAGACCCTTGGCAGAAGCTATAGTGTTCCTGATGACATTGATGAGGAAGATCTTATGGGTG AGCTGGATGCTCTAGAAGCAGACATGGGTACGGAAACTGAAGCTGATGGGGTTCCCTCCTATCTCCAACCTGATGCTGAACCGGACTTGGATGCGGAGCTCCGCTTGCCTTCAGCACCCACAGGACAGGCAACAGCTCCGGCTGGGAGATCCAATGCCCAG GCTGAGGACGAATTGGGTTTACCAGCTGTCCCTCGGGCAACACTTCGCGGTTAG